Proteins encoded within one genomic window of Macadamia integrifolia cultivar HAES 741 unplaced genomic scaffold, SCU_Mint_v3 scaffold664, whole genome shotgun sequence:
- the LOC122069614 gene encoding eukaryotic translation initiation factor 2 subunit gamma-like, with translation MILKSRFGNSQGKSRLREKKKIQPSCLPIISVQNRCICCVKVGSNILLLYLQTVRFKNELERNITIKLGYANAKIYKCEDERCSRPMSYKAYGSGKEDTPLCDVPGFENARMKLLRHVSFVDCPGHDILMATMLNGAAIMDGALLLIAANESCPQPQTSEHLAAVEIMRLQHIIILQNKVDLIQENVAINQHEAIQKFIQKTVADGAPVIPISAQLKYNIDVVCEYIVKKIPIPERNFVSPPNMIVIRSFDVNKPGFEVDDIKGGVAGGSILRGVLKVNQFIEVRPGIVVKDENGNIRCTPIYSRIVSLYAEQNELQYAVPGGLIGVGTTMDPTLTRADRLVGQVLGEVGSLPEVFVELEVNFFLLRRLLGVRTKGTEKQGKVSKLTKAEILMLNIGSMSTGARVIAVKNDLAKLQLTSPVCTSRGEKVALSRRVEKHWRLIGWGQIQAGSTLDVPPSPI, from the exons ATGATTTTGAAATCCAGATTCGGTAATTCTCAAGGGAAAAGTCGGTTAAGGGAGAAG AAGAAGATACAGCCTAGTTGTTTGCCCATCATTTCTGTACAAAATAGATGCATTTGTTGTGTTAAAGTAGGATCAAACATTTTGTTACTCTATCTCCAGACTGTTCGCTTTAAAAATGAGTTGGAGCGTAACATTACGATCAAGCTTGGATATGCCAATGCAAAGATATACAAGTGTGAAGATGAAAGATGCTCCAGACCCATGTCTTACAA GGCCTATGGAAGTGGAAAAGAAGATACTCCTCTATGTGATGTCCCTGGCTTTGAAAATGCACGGATGAAGCTATTGCGGCATGTATCATTTGTAGACTGCCCG GGTCATGATATTCTCATGGCTACCATGCTTAATGGAGCGGCAATCATGGATGGAGCATTACTTCTGATAGCCGCCAATGAGAGCTGCCCGCAGCCTCAAACCTCGGAGCATTTGGCTGCTGTTGAGATTATGCGTCTCCAACATATAATTATTCTTCAAAATAAAGTTGATCTGATCCAAGAAAATGTAGCCATCAATCAGCATGAAGCGATTCAGAAGTTCATACAG AAAACTGTCGCTGATGGTGCTCCGGTGATACCAATCTCTGCTCAGTTGAAATATAATATCGATGTAGTGTGTGAATACATTGTCAAAAAGATACCCATACCAGAGCGGAACTTTGTCTCACCACCAAATATGATTGTGATTCGATCATTTGATGTGAATAAGCCTGGGTTTGAGGTTGATGATATAAAGGGTGGTGTTGCGGGTGGAAGCATCCTCAGG GGTGTTCTGAAAGTTAATCAGTTCATCGAGGTCCGGCCTGGGATTGTTGTGAAAGATGAGAATGGTAACATTCGGTGCACTCCAATATACTCAAGGATAGTATCGTTGTATGCCGAGCAAAATGAGCTGCAGTATGCTGTGCCGGGAGGCCTCATTGGGGTTGGCACCACAATGGATCCTACTCTAACACGTGCTGATCGGCTGGTGGGTCAGGTTCTCGGTGAGGTTGGGTCACTCCCTGAAGTTTTTGTTGAACTTGAG gTCAATTTCTTCCTTCTCCGGCGGCTTCTTGGAGTCAGGACAAAGGGTACAGAGAAGCAGGGGAAGGTATCAAAACTAACGAAGGCAGAGATTCTTATGTTGAACATAGGTTCCATGTCGACTGGGGCTCGTGTCATTGCTGTGAAGAACGATCTTGCTAAGCTGCAACTAACATCTCCAGTATGTACTAGCAGAGGTGAGAAGGTTGCACTGAGTAGGCGTGTCGAGAAGCACTGGCGTCTAATTGGCTGGGGCCAAATTCAAGCTGGATCGACCCTTGATGTCCCACCTTCTCCCATCTAA
- the LOC122069605 gene encoding UBP1-associated protein 2C-like → MEDVKKRKLDETSNGRSSLSAEQLRMLLDPLRRDQLLDLLLKLGSQYPSVAEEIKSIASADPIHRKLFIRGLAWDTTSETLCAAFQVHGEIEEGAVIIDKATGKSRGYGFITYKHMESTQSALKEPSRLIDGRLAVCNLACEGLSSASIAPDQALRKIYIGGLSLETTSEILLNFFVRHGEIEEGSVAYDKDTNKSRGFGFITYKTVEAARKAIDDPNKILGGRNITVKVADTQKGKVVQTQLPAAMVPIAIPMTAGYAQQTQVVKTASVGYSAYPPSVAAYRSSAYPDHAAAVAAPYPPQTQISYYAQVAIKKEPVELPTAAPAGVRGYPYYMPKQ, encoded by the exons ATGGAGGACGTGAAGAAGAGAAAGCTCGATGAGACGAGTAATGGGCGGTCTTCGCTTTCGGCAGAGCAGCTTCGTATGCTTCTTGACCCCCTCAGAAGAGACCAGTTGCTCGATCTTCTTCTCAAGCT CGGGTCCCAATATCCTTCAGTTGCAGAAGAAATTAAAAGTATTGCAAGTGCTGATCCAATCCATCGAAAGCTATTCATTCGGGGCTTAGCTTGGGACACCACTTCAGAGACCCTGTGTGCT GCATTCCAAGTGCATGGGGAAATCGAGGAAGGAGCTGTGATCATTGACAAAGCCACTGGAAAATCTCGTGGGTATGGGTTCATCACGTATAAACACATGGAGTCGACTCAAAGTGCATTGAAGGAACCTAGCAGATTGATTGAC GGTCGCTTGGCTGTCTGTAACCTAGCTTGTGAGGGCCTAAGTAGTGCAAGCATAGCCCCTGATCAAGCGCTGAGGAAGATCTATATTGGAGGCCTTTCTCTGGAAACCACAAGTGAGATTTTGCTCAACTTTTTTGTTAGGCATGGTGAGATAGAAGAAGGTTCAGTTGCTTATGACAAAGATACCAACAAATCTCG CGGCTTTGGCTTCATTACATACAAGACAGTGGAGGCTGCAAGGAAGGCCATAGATGATCCAAATAAGATTCTTGGG GGAAGGAACATCACCGTGAAAGTTGCTGACACTCAGAAGGGAAAAGTGGTACAAACACAGCTACCAGCAGCAATGGTCCCTATAGCCATACCCATGACAGCAGGATATGCCCAACAGACACAGGTTGTTAAAACTGCTTCTGTTGGTTATTCTGCTTACCCTCCATCTGTAGCAGCATATCGTAGTTCTGCTTACCCGGATCATGCTGCCGCAGTTGCTGCTCCATACCCACCACAAACTCAGATTTCTTATTATGCTCAGGTTGCTATCAAGAAAGAACCTGTTGAACTTCCCACTGCAGCACCAGCTGGAGTCAGAGGGTACCCTTATTATATGCCAAAACAATGA